TTTGGGTTTGTCCATCCTGTATCCCTGCTGAACTCCGTCCATCACTTCTCGTTTGGACATGCCGGGGTACGGAGTCGCACCTGGTGGaaaaacataaatataaaaataattatTGTTCTTTATCATTCCTTGGTATACATTAGTCATCAAATTGATAAAGTCGCCAATGCTACCTTTGCTGATTTTCTCTTTATTTTCTATTGTCAACGGGTCGCACAACAATGAAACAAACTGTCCCTCTCAATTAAATAATGGCTTAACTGGCGGTTATTTTTGTAAGGGGCTTCATTACAAGAATCAAACTCATGAACGCACCAAGTGTGACGATCTCCCAGAGCAGCACTCCGAAGGCCCAGACGTCCGTCTTTGTGGTGTACTTCCGGTGGAACAGCGACTCGGGGGCCATCCAGCGGATAGGTAGGCGGGTCTGTAGCAGGTTTATACAATGAAATAGTAATGACGAAGAAACTATATTGAAAACGGGATGAACGAACTTGtcatttgaaaaatcatttgACTAAACCTGATCTAAAGTTAAAGTCATTCTTTGTTAACAAGTATTAACTGAATTATCTATAACAGAAAAGCTTGATTTGGGGCAACTGAGAACTACCTTTGTGGTCCTCTCGTACTCATCCCCCTCCCGTGAGAAGCCGAAGTCTGACACCTTACAGGTCCGGTTTGCAGAGACAAGCACGTTTCGGGTCGCCAGGTCACGGTGGATAATCTGAAATCACAATGAATAAAAAGATATCAATGTCAGTTAACCTGTATAGTACAGATTCATAGCTGAATAATTACAAGTAAAACTTATGGTTGTTGGTTAATCTTCATAAAATGACCTAACCCACTCACGTCTAGACCGTGACGTATAGAGTGGTTTGTAGAAGCCGAAACGCCGAAACAACCCGTCGTCGACGTCGTGGTTCATGTGAGGCTAATTCATTCTAATGTAGTCAATACGACTGTGATTATTGTACGCCACTTCGCAATACGTAGTCCCTACTCACCTTCTTCGCTGACAGAAAGCTCATCCCCTTGGCCACGTCCCAGGCGAACTTGGTGAGGTCCCGTGATGAGAGGGACTTGCTGCCGCCGTGTAAGTTCCCGTATGTTTGCTGGGTGCGGCTGGTGCGGAGGTTGGACTGGAGACTTCCTCCGGACACGTACTCAAGCAGCAGGTAAAACGGGTCTAGAGACATTACTTACAAAAGTATGACACTATGAAGCAATCCCAGGAATAGATTATCCAAAATACAGTGGAAGTTATAGCGGAACAAGTGTTCCTCATTAGAAGACGTCTTTTCAAGGACTATGAATGGATGAACAATTTCTTCAACATAAACATGTTTATATGTCTGAGTTTACAAAGCTGTAAGACTTTCCCACCCACCTGCACCCGTACAGCATCCGAGAAACGACACAACGTTGGGGTGTGTCCCGAGGAGCTTCAGGACTGACAACTCCTTGAAGAAAGCAGTTGAAGAAGCAGGGCCTGTCATACCTGAGGAGTTAGTAATCGTTGATAGAATGTAAATTAGACTATCTATAAGCAAAGGaatgtaagaaaatacaaatttagatattgaatgtaaatatttaaCATATTGCATGTGCTGTAATCAACATAAATCACACAgtcttttagaaaaaaattcttttcaaTAAAGTGCTAGGATTACCTTTCAACTCCTTCACAGCCACAGTTGTTACACCTGTGTTTCCTGATATTTTCCAGGCTTCAGCCTTATAGACACTTCCGAACTCCCCTTGCCCAAGTTCCTCTTTGATGTCTAGTTGATTCCGCGGGAATTCCGACTGTGTCTTCACATCTTCATATGTTGCATCTGGTGATGTCTGTATCAACAGCAAGATCTGTTAGTAAAATATATTCTTGTATACGTCATGCAattcatgaaaatatagatGATACATCGTACGCGTGTAATAGATAAGAATAGTATATGAAATACACTCCTTGTTAAACACTGACGAATATATAATACCTCATTCCCACTTCGTGCCATCAGCCCTTGGTACGTGTGATCAGACTAaattgatacagaaacagaaaatattagaaatacAAACAAGGCTTGCTTCCAAAAGCCAAGAACAATCAACACTTCGAAAGCCTGACATAAGTAAATTTTACATTCAAAAACATTTGAAGctattatatatacacacatatatatataccttgTTAGAGTAAATAACAAAGCATATATCTAGTACTGTGTATTGCTCTACCTACCGTCCGTCTATTAGGTATCTTTAAACTTTGGTATCCGCCATCCGTATCGTCGCGCTGGAAGACGAACACAATCATCAAATAAATGCtgattgatttttcattcattAGTAAAATACATGGCCATTCTCCAGTCCTATATGTATAGATGTGCCCTTGGATAAAGAAGTATGCAATTTTTACTTCCTTGAAagaagtatgtatgtatgtatgtatgtatgtatgtatgtatgtatgtatgtaaggaAGTAGATATGATAAAACATAAAATGATATTCGCTTACCACACGGTCCAGCTCTATgttattttgatgattttgGCCAGGTTTTTCTGAAATAGCATTCATATGTAGTTGATTAGATTCTAGAAACAAATCTTGTGACATATATAAGAAACATTTGAACaagaaaatcaaagaaaaaatagaTTGTACACTCACTATTGGCTGATTTCCATCTCCTAAAAACAAACACTCCAACACCAATGATAGCTAGGAAGACAACCCCACACACTACTgctgcgatgatgatgatggttgcGGTGCTGTCTCCATCTACTGTAAGGGAACAGGAAATCTTCGGATTAAAACAGCAATTGTGACAACTCTGTGATGACGATTACAGTGGTGTAATAAGggctgaaatacatttttcagttTCAATAAATATATACATTAAATGTTACAGTATCTTGTTATCAAATACTATTTTCTTAAAACTAATGAAatacttaagggttaatgacccgccccgaggtgtatatggtgtcataacgcctggtcctttacTATAACCACAGAAAttcgaataaaaccaccgatgtgagcgaagcgaacgaggtggttttatgaggtggttatagcaaaggaccaggcgttatgacaccatgtacaccgaggaacaggcgggtcattaacgttattatcatatagcctacccaaacttgcaatatcctgtatgacgcatagatcccttctatacgtgtgaattcctttgtactatacgtgtgaatttctgaaaattcacatttgttctttgatacatgcatatgtaaggagattacagattgcattttgaaaacaaaatttccacagaaaatattcgaaacattgcaggctttttagaacaacaaaactcattatcaggagccattcccccttgcagtcagTACTTATTCCCTCGGCTCTGGCATGTTTCGCTCCTGTTTATtggtcaatgcctgcatatacctcactttcttgtgtgtatcactacttttgattggtcagaatgaatcgacggtgtcgatttgcatagacactggtgccggtgtcgatgcaagtcgattcattctgaccaatcagaggagcgatacacacctgcctggcctgaatctttgtgttacggcgtcataactaACGTGGAACGGGGacatctgattggtccgcggggccttgctatatgataatatgtttTAAAGCAAAGATTGTTAGTGGCATTCATCAAATCGTAAACACTGAAAATGCATATTCTTATCACAAATGTCATATCATATTGAACTATGCAAGGGGTTGAAAACTCATATATTTTTCCTTTATATTTCATATGTTCCTTGGGGATGATACGATCCGTTCAAAACGATttataaaagaagaaaacataatGTCTATTACCAGACGGCTGTTAATCACTAATACCGCTTACCAGGAGGCCTCGTGACAGAAATTTGTGAGCTCTCCTTGACCACAGTAAGATCTCCCACACTGCCTGTGTTGACCTGTGTCTCGAAAGCTTCTATAGCTGCCTGCGTTTCTGACTCGGCCACCACTGCCTCAAAGTCTCCTACTACACTGCCCTGGCTGTGGATTGGAATCGGGACCCAGCTCATCATAGATTCAATGGCattttacaaaatgataatataTAATCAGGAAACAAGTGAATGCAAATTGCTACCTTACCTAAACTGTGTTATGGTCGCACCCTCATATCCAATTAGAGAGCTGAAAACTTTGTCCAActgttaaaagaaagaaagagtatCACCATTATTGCGTTCTTCCCCCGGATATGATACATGATATATcagttaattatcatattttcttcatATATATGACAAAAGGCTTAATATATAGGGCATACATTATGTAAATATCCATTATATACAAtagggaaaacaaaacaaaaccaaagAAATGTGTAACGGTATTTCAATATTAAGACAAGTCTTAAAAGCCTTTTTAAAATGAgacaaaaaaggaaataaaataaTAAAGCAGGAATAAAAAGTTTAAGCCTTCCGACTCACATTTCTCTCCCACAAGGCTTTCTTTTGTCGAAATTCAGTTGACTCGCTGTCTTTCAATGCCTCCACCCAGTTTTCATTCGTTGTCATCCTTCCAGACAGGTGTTGGCTTGCTGTAAGAAACATCTAACTTGACTTTATATTGCAGTTTTGTCGCGTCGAATGTTACAATGCTTTGGCATCTTTTATATTCAATAATAAAATGCAGAAACAATATAGAGCCAACGTGCTTGATAAGATCATTGTATATTTTCCTCTTGTGAACAAAAAGGTGACAAGAAATGTTTTCCATGTATTCCATGTACCTTCCAGTTTCAGATCCACAGACTCAGACCATGCCTCCCCCTGTGTGTTCCTGGCATTTATTCTGATCTGATAGTCCCCAGCCTGCTGTGCCTTCAGGTCGAGTGTAATGTTGAACGTACGACGCTGCTCAGATGCAGTTTGTTGACGACTCCCCACATCTTCCCATTGATCTGCCCCTACCTCTCTCAGCTGCACTATGTGAGCTGTGTCCAGACCACCGTTAAAATCTGCTGTCCAGGCGATGCGAACTACAAACTGTGTATTCTTGGACAGGACTATAAGTCCACTGGGGGTTCCAGGGGGTCCTGGGGAAATACACGAGGTTTGAAATAAGTTGTGACAACAGGATGATGATGGAATTCATTTTTCATCAATACTGTTAAAGATAAAGTGTAATAACATAGAAGACGTTCCATAACTATGACCATTATTCAATGAAATCTTACCGAGTGGTTGAAGGGTCCTGGTAGTTGATGACGACCCTTTGATATTGGCTGCCGTACAGTTGTACGTCCCATAGTCTACTTGTTCCACACCAATGATGGTGAGGACCGAGGTTTCTCTTGAAGACTGGATGTTGAGCCTACTGGAGTTTGTCAGAGTTGTTCCATTCGTGGACCAGGTGAAAGCGATGCTATTGGGCACAGCGAAGGCTGAACACTGCATGGAGACGTCTGCACCAATGGCTGCTGGGTAGGGGTCGGGGGGAGGGTAGAACTTGGGAGCATCTGGAGTAAAAGCAGGAGATCAATAGTAAGAACATCCTGTATAAGCCAGCTGAGATGACGAaacgaaaaagaaaagaaagtaatTAATGGCTCTCGGTTATCTATTTGGACTACTTAACATTTGAATTAAAAGTAGAGTGACAAGCCAACTGAGACATTTGACTTCATGTTCCAACTCACATTCGACTGTAACATTAGTCCCTTCAGAGTCGGCAGTACCGATCCCATTGCCAGCTGTACACGTGTACGTTCCCGCCTGTTGGTAGGTGATGGCTGTAATGGACGTGGTTAAGCTGAACCTATTCACACTTGTAGTGCCTGTTAAGGTTGTACCGTCCATGTAGGCCCAGCTAAAGTTATCTGGTGCAGGGTTGCTGTCAGCTGTACAGGTCATGTTGACATCATCATACTCATCAACCGCCACAGGGGGAGTGATGCATGTGATGCTGGCGGGGTCTGAAAAAAACTCAATGTCAGGTAAAAGCAACCATCTTGTCTGAAATAAAACAGTCGCTCGGGTTAAATAAAACAATACAGCATATTTTTACCCACACCAAAGTAGCCAGTTAGCTTCTCTATAATTGACTAATTCTGAGGTT
The sequence above is drawn from the Branchiostoma floridae strain S238N-H82 chromosome 17, Bfl_VNyyK, whole genome shotgun sequence genome and encodes:
- the LOC118404299 gene encoding nephrin-like — encoded protein: MKMNHFRFDNFSTVPPDPVLTISGYTTGVSAGQSLPLTCTSTQGKPPAHVTWWNGDVEQQQAVYSSTPDSSTYQGDATSVLTLAVQPANNQETYQCRVSQLETELERQNVQLNVRFMTGPPTLTGYSGPINTGSSLTLTCTTGSSNPPASISWTLVGGSASSATFPSDTEGQYGGTITSEQTILPNQRPQDNGSQIKCTATKSELGQSMDSSTVTINVRFYLGGIGITGHTNSVTSGSSLTLTCTSGSSNPPANISWTRVGGAAPTGTDQPQTDGQHGGKITSQQISLTNLQAQDNGAQFKCTVTNSAVSQREEKTVTIDVQYAPTNVQVSCNPSDLSDLREGRRLECTCTADSNPAAQYSWIKDSTAGPLPTGVVLDTTVGTLTFSTLDRTHSGVYSCTANSGISPEATSGGVTLDIKYAPIEPTIVSNATTVEEGDSVQLTCQTTSNPPALYNWTKQSGDLPGDAKEETIGQTSVLVIPGLTKDDSGTYICTASNVVLPGGTAEDYNLTVLYLHQPIVRSNEVSIVDGTLQQAAVGENTNVSITCTADANPTAEIKWTGPQEEVTNEGQLQFNHVERTHAGNHTCKASNSIKGEPRSKEVTLEITVNYPASITCITPPVAVDEYDDVNMTCTADSNPAPDNFSWAYMDGTTLTGTTSVNRFSLTTSITAITYQQAGTYTCTAGNGIGTADSEGTNVTVEYAPKFYPPPDPYPAAIGADVSMQCSAFAVPNSIAFTWSTNGTTLTNSSRLNIQSSRETSVLTIIGVEQVDYGTYNCTAANIKGSSSTTRTLQPLGPPGTPSGLIVLSKNTQFVVRIAWTADFNGGLDTAHIVQLREVGADQWEDVGSRQQTASEQRRTFNITLDLKAQQAGDYQIRINARNTQGEAWSESVDLKLEASQHLSGRMTTNENWVEALKDSESTEFRQKKALWERNLDKVFSSLIGYEGATITQFSQGSVVGDFEAVVAESETQAAIEAFETQVNTGSVGDLTVVKESSQISVTRPPVDGDSTATIIIIAAVVCGVVFLAIIGVGVFVFRRWKSANKKPGQNHQNNIELDRVRDDTDGGYQSLKIPNRRTSDHTYQGLMARSGNETSPDATYEDVKTQSEFPRNQLDIKEELGQGEFGSVYKAEAWKISGNTGVTTVAVKELKGMTGPASSTAFFKELSVLKLLGTHPNVVSFLGCCTGADPFYLLLEYVSGGSLQSNLRTSRTQQTYGNLHGGSKSLSSRDLTKFAWDVAKGMSFLSAKKVN